The Delphinus delphis chromosome 11, mDelDel1.2, whole genome shotgun sequence DNA segment ATTCTGTGGAATACTACCAGGAGTTCCGAAATGCTCACGTTTCTGCGAATCCTCAGTGTCTGCCTGTACTTTGCAGGGATGGATGGACTTCCTGTTGAGGAGACCGTTTGCCTTTCAGTGTCTGTAGCTTGTGCCACAGGGGTCCCCAGCCTGTGAACCCCAGACCCAGCAGGGACCATGTGTCTGTGTATCAATCAGCAGATACTGATCATATAACAGCcgtcctgggggtgggagggagaaggcagTGAAGATTTTTGACATTAAAAAGCAGGTCCCACGTGTGTAGAGTTTGTCATCACTAAGCTTCTTCATCCTTTCTAATTGACTCTGTAAATAGAAGACATCATCGGGTAGGTAAGACATCATCACTGCCCCCATATAACCAAATTACACGTGGCCCCACTTTCACACGTGGTTATTTGTTCCAGACCTTAGACCCTGAGCCCCAACACCTGTCCTTGACGGCCCTCTTCAGGAAGCTGGACAAAGCTACGTGTCACGAAGCCACGGGGCCGCcaaagaccctccaccagcagcaGCAAGAGAAGCTTCCGCTTCGGCAGGGGGTCGTCCGCTCCCTGTCCTACGAGGAACCCCGAAGATGCTCGTCCCCGGTCGAGAAGCAGCTCTGTCCCGCCATTCAGAAGCTCCTGGTGGGGATCGCGGACCTGCAGCCGCTGGCAGAGCTGCCCGAGAGCCGGCCCTGTAGAGACGCCGCCCGGCCAGGGTCTCCCCGCGGCCCCGAGGTCTCCCGCCGCGTGCACGGTGCCCTCAGGACTCAGAACCCGCCGGACCAGCTCCAGAGCATCCCTGGGGCGCCGGCATCAGACGCCTCGGCCGAGACGCCGGGGCCCCGGGCACTCCCGAGGCCAACGCCCCCCGGCCCTGGGCCCGGCCGTCAGCCCCTGGGGCCCAGCGAGGTCTCCCCGCGGGAGCTGCTGTGGAAGCTCCAGGCGGTGCAACAGGAGCGGCAGTTGCCGGCGCCCGGCCGCCCAGCCCTGGCGGCCAAGTTCCCCGTGCCCACCCCGAGCGCTGGAGCACGGAACCCCCTGGAGTCCTGGAGGGACCAGACCCCCAGCGCGGAGCAGCAGGCTCCCCTCCTTCAGGTAGGCGGCTGCCGGCCGGGAGGTGCTGCCAGGGCGCGGGGACGCGGGCCTCAGCCCCGTCCGGTCTGCGCATCGCGTCCCGCCTTCGCCTCCTGCCTGGAAGGGAGTCTGGCCTCGGCCCAGCAATCTGGGAGCTCCTCCCTTCAGAGGCTTCATTCCTACAGTTAAACCTTCGTGCGACGAGGTTTGACGTGGCCGTGGGAAAAACCCACATCTTTGACCTCGGAAACCTAGGGTCTGAAATCATTTGAAATCATTCCGGGGATGCCAGACACCTGACCTCGTCTGGTGATTTCGGTCCACAGTAAGTCGTTGTGCGTTCATTATCCAGGCCGGGCTTACAAGCGCTGACTGCGTGCCCCGCCCCTGCGGACGCCGCAGCCCGTGGGCGCTTGAGGCCCGCAGAAAAGCTGGCCACCGACCCCGGAAGGTGCAGCCTCCTTGTCTGTCCGAGCAGGTGTAGCTTAATGAGGGTCCGGAGAGGCAGAAGGCTCTCTCCCGGCCCGCGACATACACACCGGttgccagagaggggaagtgttGTAATTCTTAGAAACGTTCTGTCCCCCCAGGGAAGATGGTTCTCTATAGTCACTAATAACTTAGAACCGTGAGAAAACCGAaagcttttccattttttcactgCCTGTGGGTAACATCCGGAGatctgacagattttttttttccatttggattgGTACAAATTCACTGAAAATGCATTGGGTTTAAAAATTAGGAAGTTCTCCCTATTTATGACGTTGTCCTTCTGTCGTGTTTTGGCAAGTAGCTTACGACAGTGCCTCAGAAATCGCTCCCTTTCTGGAACAGAGACCATCGGTGTGGAGCACAGTCTTCATGTATGTAAGACGGTGCGTCCGAGTGTTCTTGCCTGTTACTGATGAAAATCTCAGATCTGAGTTCCTGCCGCTCTGGAGACATGGCTGTTCCCCGCCCTCATCCTCACTTCACTGTCACAGTGCCCCCCTTCTTCTGCTTTTGCCCCTGAGGATTTAGATGGGACCCTAGGAAATCGGGGCTAGTCATTGGCCATCCGCCTCTGCAGGCAGGTCCCCTTCCAGTGCTCGCGGGCTGCAGGGCCGCGGTGCTCCTCTGACTGCCCACGAAGCCACTGCCCCTCGCGACAGCGCACAGGGACAGTTAAGCAGACCACCTGCCTTCCTCCAGGCTACTCTGTGCCCAAGACGACGCCCAGGGAGCTTCTGAAACCACAGCAGCTCCTCGTGGCTGGCCCTGTGCCGGTTCTCATGAGCCCCTGGGCTTCGGGAGGCTAACAGTAGCGCTCTTCCCTCTCACCTGAGCTGGGGACAAGTGGGAGGTGGCTGTAAGCGTCAGGTGGGTCAGATGTCACCTGCACAACTGGAAACACTATTGGGACCCCTGGTTTTAGGCCTGCTGGCCAAGAGAGGCGGACAGACCCGCCCAGACAGACGGGCCACCTGCACGCCTGCAGGAGTGGCCCCAGGGCTGCCCCCGAGACCCGAGCACGGAGAGTCAGGAGGTGGGGTGGACGGTGACCCCACCGCCTGCCCGCCCCGCCGCACCAGGCGAGGGGGCAGGCGGCCACCGGTGGGTCCCTTACGGCGGAAACTCGGGGCCACAGCCGGGAGGGACGCAGACGGACAGCCCCGGCGGAAAAGCTGGGGCCCTGGCGTGCGTCCCCAGGCGATGACAGGAAGCCGGAGAAAGGAGGTGCTGCTCAGAGCGCGAGCTTTGCCTGCCGTGGGGAGCTTAGTCAGGACAGCAGGCGCCGGCCGCCGGTGCCCAGGAGGGAGGAGCGTGCAGATGGAGGCTGGCCTCCCGTCGCCCTCGGCCCTGCATGGTTAACACTGAACCCGCTGTGTCCTCTGCGTTCTCTGCACCCGCCCCGTGCGCGAGCCGCCCTCACCCACCCGCCCGTCGGCCCGTTTCCCACCTGCAGGTCCTCTCGCCCCGGCGCGCCCCGCCCGCCGCAGGCCCATCTCCGCTCATGTCGCCACTGGTGTTCGCGCAGCCCCCCTGGGCCCCACCGCCAGAGAGGGGCAGCGGGCTCTTGCCCCCGGGAAGCCAGGACCCGGCGGCCACCCCCAGcggccccctcctgcccctgcgGACGCCGGGCAGTGCCCTGACCAAGCCGCAGCTCCAGGAGGCCCTGCTGCGCCTCATCCAGGTAGGAGGGCGCCCCTGGGAGGGTCCCGGGTCTGTGGGGCCGTCGGGAGCCAgaggggagtggaggggagggcTGCCCTGAGCCCGCGGCAGCGCCCAGGCCGCTACTCGGGGAGGATGCAGCTGGGGCGGCAGGAATGGCTGTGACGACCACGGCATGTTTTATAGATGACCTTGAAGCCTGCCAGTGAGGACAGGCTGGGATGGCTTCCTCGTGCCCCTATGAAGTAATAAGGGCGATGACGCTTGTACAGAGCTCTGGGCCGGGCACGGTGTTAGACACCAGGACGCCGAGGCTGAGGGACTGGCCTGAGGTCACCAGCCAGTgaagagcagagctggggctgcagCCTGGCTGCCGTGCCCCTTCCCACTGCACGACGGGGCCGGGAGGTGGCAGAGCCCACCCCGAACGCGAGACAGGCCTTGCACAGTGCAGCGTGCTCACCCAGACGGACTGCAGACACCCCAGCTCACGTACTGAGGTATCTTTTTCGCAGACAGTCCGTAAGGTTTTTGCTTGAGTGTCAGGCGACCTTGAGAGCGGCCAGCACTTTTGCTCTGTCTCATCCTACTCAAAAAGACAGTAGTCGCCGTTGGTAAGAATGTTTCTTTAAAGGTAACGTATTTTAGAGAGAAGGAATGGAATGGGGACAGAAATCAGCATCTGAGTGTGAAAGCAGGGTAGCAATCTGCTAAAGACAGACGAGAAGTGACCGCACCTGACTAATTCATAAAGAAGGGTCTTTTCCACCTTTTCTAGAAGCCATTCACGAGAAGTTCTTGAGGACTTAGGTAGGGCATCTGTAAGCTCCTTTTCTGTGAGcaataaacaaaaaacttgaaTGTAAAAAGCTCCacattttttctggcttcttccaTTTAATAACACTGTTCCAAAGATGTCTGTGCAGTCGTGGGGACCCCTAAAGTCTGAAGCAGCCCCTGGACCTCGCTCGTTAGAGACCAGACGTCCGTTCCCTCCACGAGGCCTGCGCTTCACATTCCCCGTGCTTTCGGCATCTTCCCCACGAGCTGCTGGGAGCCACTCAGGCATGCGGCTTTGCTCTCGCCTGCTGTTAGGACACAGGCTCGTGCTCGGAGACTTTGCAGGAAAGCCAGGGTAGCCTGGCTCCAGGCCAAGCGGGAGTGTGAAACGCGGGTGAATTGCCAGGGCGATAAAGgacggggtgggagggagctgcgtCTCCAAcatcagagacagagaaaaacgcCGATGGAACCGTGGTTCCCTCGCCCGAGAGTGGCAGGAGGGGCCCAGAGCCTGCAGTCTCACCGCTGCCGGCTTGCCCAGGCCAGAGCTCTCCGTAGCTAACGGGGGTGGTGCAGGGGGGTGGAGATGCACTGGCTCTGGCAGGGTACCAGCCAAGCACGTTGCCAGGGAAGTCTTAACTTCCGCCCAACAACGAAGGCACCCCTTGTGGGCGACTCGGGGGCCTCTCAGAGCCACCAGTGACCTCCCAGCCAGGCTCAGAGGACTGAGCTGGGTTACGTCCTCCCCGTGCAGCCTCCCGGGGCCCCCAGGTCTCTCCACACAGGAGGCCAGGCTTCTCGGGAGCCGGCCCGCTCCGCGCTGCCCCGAGGCTGGTGCCCGCCTGAGCTGCAGGCCATGAGCACCTGCCGTGTCCCGGGCTGGCCACCGAGGACCGGCAGCTGACCCTTCTGGCCTGGCCTGCAGCCCCACTGACTATTCAGCTTAAAAACTAGCCTCCGTGGGCCGCACAGGTGGGGAGGAGCATCTTAGGGTCAAGGTGCCCGTTCAGCCCCAAGACAGAAGGCCTCTGTTTCTGCCGGCCAAGTCACCTCCCCTGGGgcttttgatttgtgttttccaGAATGACGACAACTTCTTAAATATAATCTACGAAGCTTATCTCTTCAGCATGACACAAGCGGCCGTGAAAAAGACTCTGTGAAAGCAAAACATTTCAAGACTGATCTCCAGGGCCTTCGGCTCGAGGTCCTTTCAGGTCACATGCTGTTTCCCTAAatgtttctgccttttttttaaagtatgtcttatatgaaataaaatgcttCAGGCTTTTTTCAGTCACGCAGTTTTTTCATTACATTCTTCAATGCACCTGGTACCAAGAATTGAGTGGGTAGGAAAAGTCCTTTGCTCATATCACATGGTAAATACCCAGCTTAAATGATTTTTTCTTACATGTACTGGGCCGTTTCTAGATGAGCTCTCTCTCTGTGGGAAGGGGTGTTCTGGGAACGTGGTTTCTTTCTTATTAGCAGCCCCGGTTATTTCTGGAACTCGGAGAACGTGCCGACCGCCAGGTGGCGTTGTCAGCCCGTGACCACTGACGCGCCTCGCCAGCCTCTTCCAGACAAAGTAAACCTTTCCTTTGTAAACATCCATTGGGCCTTCGAAGGGAAATGATCTCTAAAGGTCCTTCTCGCCAGTTTCCAGGGGGGGAGTTGTTTAGGGGTCCACAGATGGCCCAGATTCCCAGCAACACCGCGTCTTGTCCGCTCCTTCCGGCAGAAGCCTGCCTGCTTCCGAAGGAACGTTTCATCATTTTCAGCAAAACGTGCTGAGAGGAAGGTCAGAGAAGATTTTAAGGCCGGTCCTTAAGCCTCTGTGGGGAGGCAGTGGAGTGCGGGCATGACAGCAAGGATTCTTGAGGTCGTGGAGCGGACTGACGACTCGTGTTCACAGAGACGAGGGCCTgctctccccccagccctcccccggGTTGAGTCGCCCTGGAATTGGTCCCTGCTGCGCGCTGGAGATAAAGTGAGCTTTGTGTTTCTATAGCCCTGTTTATTCCTGGACCATAAAAGGATCCCTAGAGGCCCACACAGGAGCTGGGCCTCGTTCTCCTTTTAGGGGTCacaaaggaggcagggaaggaggtttCCTCACAGCTTCTGATGCCCAGAGGTGAACTGGAAGCTCAGACCTGGGGTAGGCGCATAACCAGGCAAGGGCCTGCGGGGGAGCGCCGCCCCTCCGCCCGCCCGCAGAAGGGCGCCTTCCCTTCGAGGAGGGCCCGGCCCACCTTGCGGGGGCCGCCCTGAGGCCGGGGTGCGGGGCTGCGGTTCCCTCCTGAGTCAGGAAGGGACGCCTCCCTCTGCTCCTCCGTCTCCTATAGCGCCTCACACCCTGACAGACCACAGAACCCCTGAAGCTCGTCATCGCGTGTGCAGCGTTTCAGGGCTCTTACGGGGAGTGTGGGGCAAGGGGAGACACACGGCCCTGTTGCCCTGCGTTGGTGACGCTCACCTCGGCGGCACACGCTCAAACCGGAGCAAACTCCACCGTCTCCCAGACCGCGGGCGACCTTTAAAACCCGCGGCACGTCTTCGATCTGAATTACACGTTCAGGGCGGCTTCTCCAGCCGGGGAGAAATGAATCCCACTGCAAATTCTTCTCATGTATTTGTGGTAGCAAGTGGCTAGTTCCTGAAATATGTATTCCTTTACTTGattgttatataaataaaatagaaatcccAATTGCAGCTCCTACTGTGAAAAGGTGGCCATGCGCTGTGGCTGgagggaccccccccccaccccgtgcccgGTGTGGTCAGACCCACACCGCAGGCGTCACTGGGCCTTTCTAGGTCAGCACCACAGTGGtctgttttgaaaacaaattctCCATCCTTCACTGGAATGAACCACTTTAAAAGTGACAGGCGCAGTTTGTTCAGACCAAAGGCCGAGCCCCCTTTCAAAGGGCTCGGAGATGAAGAGCTGGTTTCCTCTGTGTGGGAAGCAGGTGAGAGCTGCTTTGTCCAAAGACCTTTCTCTGGAGGGTCCTGGAAATGGATTGCAGGGTTATCCAAGCACCCAGGACTAGATCTCACATGTAAACTCGCTTCCTTTTCCCACCTCACCCCAAATTCTGAGACCATCCTGGACGCCCTCCTCCGTGTCGCTGGCTTCCGGCAGCAGCTTGAAGCCAATTGAATTCCAAGGGGAAGGAAGCCTGGGATGGGTCCCTGAGCAGCGTTATCCCGGGCACTGGATTTCAACCCTGGAGAAGTGACTGAAGTCGGTTCTGCCTGGTGCAGGGACAGAACACGGGGCCTCGGTCAGGCGGACTTGCCCTCACGTCCTGCACCAGGGACCTCGTCTGAGATGCTGTTCTTCCATCTGTAAACGAAAGCAGTGCGCAGCTCTCGGGTCCTCGCAGGGATTAGATGGAAGCCATGTAGGGCAATGGCTCCTCGGGCTGAGAGGCACAGGCTCCACCCTGCCCGACGGGGTCCCGCTGGGGTGAGGCCCGCGGCGGCCGGAGCGCCCTCGCCTGCCGCCCACAGGATGCCGCTGCACCCTCTTCTCCCTCACTCCTTTATGCATGATGGGGGCCAGTGCGCCTCACCCCTTCCCCCCAAGGGAGGCGCCCTGAGCTCCTCAAGACACACACGTCAGTCCACGTAACCCAGGGCCTCGCCCGCCGTCGGAGGAGGAGGTGCTGTTAGGCCCTACAGTCCTGGACGGTCCCTGCAAAGACACGTGCTCTCATCTCCCCATTCAGAGCATGAGAACCCTCGTCAGCACCCTCAGGAACCTCCCGTGCCCCGACCCTGCgactcccacccaccccttccccaggcGGCTGGCGGAGACTCCAGCCTGGGTGCCACATTGCTTGCATCCCAGGTGTCCCTTCTTCCCCAGACCCTGGGCACGGCCCGCGGGTCCTGGCCCAGGACGGGCAGGACTGCGGTCTCTTCTCCTGAAGGGGAAGTGCACGTCGGAGGACACACGTCCTGCAGAGGAAGTTCCAGCCACTGACTGGCCCCAGCCAGAGGACACATCAGCGGACACCGTGAAGACTGGTGTCCCTGGTGTGTGGCCCCAGGGACGGGAGCTGTCACGTCAGGTCCAGGCCTCTGAATGCCAGGCCGCACGTGTCCGGCAGGATGTCACCCAGACGCAGGCGGGGGAGGAGCGTAGGACTGACCCCACCCCCCTCCGCGGGTACAGCGTGGGGGACGATGTCTCCACAGCCCAGCTGCTCACTCCCGCCAACAAAAGAGCCACCTGCCTTTCCACCTGCTGCTCCGTTCAGAGCcgttcctccttctctcttttcaaagaaatcaGGTGCTTCCAGGCTTTGGAGCTTGGAGCCCTCTTTGAGGCCACATGTGTCGTCTGCAGCCGGCAGGCGGGAGCAGCTCTGCATCGTGGAAAGTCGCCTGGCTACAGAGGGGTGCATCTCCCCGGCATGTCGCTGAATGCTTGGTTTTCAGGTTTCAAATCCTCAGCACCACCTCTCGTACAATTAGCGGGGGGAGAGGGGCGGTTACAAATACTTGGTACATTTAACTCAACCTTGAGCATCGCAATAGATTTCCACCAAACTGGGTTATGAGTAATGCCTCCTAACAGGGCCTTGAGAGAAGCACACAAATGAAACCCGTGTGTGTAGATTGTGGTCTTAAAACACCGCGGGGCGGCTGAAAGCAGAGCACGGCCGGCCGTTCCCCTGGCGGCGGCTCTGGGCAGGGGCACAGCCGGCCTCCTGGGCCAGGTAACTGGGGGCACAGCGGGGAGGAAGTAGAGAATGTTCTAGACGCAAGAGAGAGGTGGGGGACCGGCAGGTGTGAGCCAGAGCCTAAAAGGCTGGGAGCACCAACCTCCTGGGTACAAGTCAAGGTGGGGCTTCCCCGAGGTCGGCAGGTGCTGGACGGACACTGGAGCGGGTGGCGGGACCTCCCAGCTCAGGGTGCTGGGCCGCGGGGCCCCGGGCCTGGAGGACGAGGTCCCAGCCAGTTGCGCCCACAGGCGAGTCTGGAAGACGTAACCCGACACCTGGCTGGGAGGCGATGCCTGGCGCGGCGGCGTTTCTCAGCACAAAACATCTACCGGCTCCACGGACCAGGGCGGCACCCAGGCGGCCACGCTCTGCGTCTTCTCTGATGACGAGCCCTCGGGGTCAAGGAGATCTgggctctcctcccagcccctgtgtCCTCCCTCGACTGTAAGCTCCGGGGAAAAGCCATTCCCCGTGTCTGTCGCGGGAACAGGGAAGTCCTCGCTGGGGCAGAGCCCGCCAGTGTCCGCGGTGGCGTCTCCTGCCGGATGGCGGCCTGGGTGTGCCCTTCGCGCCGGCAGCTGGGGTGGGGCCTCCCAGCCCGTCTTGGTTGCCTTTCTGGCTCTGCCGTAAATCCGTGCAGAAATCTCTTTTCTATGTTGTGCCCACTGCGCTTTCCAGGGTTGTAAGCTCCTTAAGTTTCATTCCCTGCCGTGTACGTGTCAGTCGGCCCTGTGTGCCCAGAGGCTAAGAAACTGGCGCCGCGGGAAACCCATGCCTGACACGCTGAGGACAGGCCGCGCTGCCGGCGAgaggcccagcccagggcggggtggggggactcGGGGAGAAGATGGGCAGCGGAGGCCCCTCCGAAGGACCAGGGCCTGGTCCAAGGCAATGGAAGCTGAGATTTAAACACAGAGAGAGGATGCGGATTGAAGAAATATTTAGGAAGCAAAGTCCGTAAGACCTGGTTATTGCTCACGTGTGGATGAGTCGTGACGGAGCCGCCAGGGCTGCTTCCTGGCTCGGGCGAAGGGGACAATGAGGCTCGGTGAGCAAGTGCTGGGAGTtagtgataataataacataCTAACAAGAGCAGGTGGCGCCTACTCAGCCCCGCGCCCAGCACCGCTCTCCCAACTCGGGGCCGCATCTCGTGTGTCCCTCCCCGAAACCTGCCAGGCTCGGCACTGACGCCTGAAGCTCAGAGTTGGTTCCTTCCCGCGGCTGCCCCTCCCTCCGTCCACTCAGAGGCAGTGTTCCGTCCCCACCCGCCGAGCTGCCCACGGGGCTGGCACGCAGGGGCAGTGTGGCCGCGATCGCAGGCTGGCCcgggctgggggaaggagagcCCGCGCTGGTACCTGTACTTCCCAAACccggccccccaccccggggcgcTGATGCCGGCAGAACAGGGTCAGTCTCAGGAGTGAGGTCCTGGGTGCCCTGGGCCCAGACTGACGCCTCCGGGGTCAGATCCTGATGCTCCGTGACGTCCGCCTCTTGTGTCCCTGGGGGTCGGTGTGTGGCGTTCAGCAGAGTCTCTCCTGAGGGCTCCCCCTCCTCGGGCAGAGCGGCTGTGTCTCTGCGTGTTTCCCAGACGGGCCCCCTGGCGAGCCTGGCCCCGCCCACCCAGCtgtcaccccccccaccccgggtccTCCCGAGGGAGGCAGCAGCACCTCGCACTGGGCCCCGCAGATGTGCGCCTGGCGGAACAGATTGAAATGGGGTGGCGAGTGGCCAGGGACCGCCCCCCGCTTCTCCGGCTGCCGGCGGGACCTGCCCGACGTGAGCACCCAGAGCCAGAGCGGCGGAGGACGGAGCAGGACCCAGGAGACCGGCTACACGGCCTCTCCCCGCTCTGCACGTCCGCGTCCCCAGCGAGAAGACGCGGGGTGGTGGACTTGCTAACGGAAGGTAGCGCCTCACCCTGGGGAGCTCTTTGCTGTTCCAGGCCCAGAAAGCCTGAGACCCAGGCGCCGCTGCGGCCGTTTTGTGCATGAGAGTTGGCCCGGTGGGGACCGCCCCTGACTTGGGGTGCGGGCCCTTTTCTCACAGGCCCTGGGgtacctcccttctctccctcacaCCCCACCCCCGGGGGCAGAGTGAACCTCTCCACTCAGCACGACATCAGCTGAAGCCCAGAGCCTCTGGGATGGCTTTTGCGTTGGACAGAGGTCCTTTCCGACCTGAGGCCAAGGGTCCTGGGCCTCCGGCCTCATCCTCGTGCCACCCAGGTGTCCGTCAGCAAGGTGACCACGTAAGCAGTCACCCAAACCAGGCTGCTCTGAGCATGAGCTGTTAGTAACCGCGCCGGCCAGAGGCCCGGAGGCGGGCATCCTGGGCCCGTGGGAGGGGTGGTCCCCACCTGCGTCCCCGCCCGAGTCCCCGGGTACCCAAGCCACGCAGGAGGCAGCCTGGGCTCGGCCCGAAGGAAGTCGGGCTGTGGGTGAGTGGCACCTCGGGGCCCGGCTCCGGGGCACGCCTGCCGTGTGGAACGTAAGCCAGGCCCTAGCTACAGCCTCCTTGTCATCGAAGGGTTTGAACTTTCAGCCCTGACAGCCAGCTTCCTTTGTCCTTTGAGGTCCTTCCTTTCTGGTTAAGATGTAAGTTCAGGGAAGGCCACCACCAAAGCCGGCCAGGCTGTTGCAGGGTGTGAAATGGCCACCGCTTCCTCTGCCTCCGCACCCAGGACAGGGGTCTTCGAAGGACACTGAGTGGCTTTGCCGTCTGTGTTGCCTCCGCGGGGTCACTGGGCAAGTGGCGTGCCTTTCCTGGGCCTCCCTCAGGGAGCCAGTGTCCCGGTGGCCACGTCACTGTTGTGGGCCAGGCTGGCCACGTGGCCCCCGCCCGCTTCCCCCACACCTCTTGGAGCTGAGCTGCAGCCCACGCTGTGACCTTGGCCAGAGGCGCGGATGGCAGAGGAGCGTGAAGATGCAGATCCTCCTTGATTGTACTGCTGCAGACACAGGCCTGGGGCTCGTCGGGCTCCGTGGACCAGGGCCCGGGCTTCAGCTCCTctgccgcccctcccccagcctcgcACCACGCTCCCCTCCCCCGTGGGCTCAGGCATTAGTCAACCTTCCGAAGTCTGGGTTTATTTATAAAGCCGCTGTTGCCGCTTGAGCAAAGCGCTTTACAGGCATTAATTAAGGAAGGTTCCCAGCAAGCccgggaaggaagggagggaaggggcccGGGGTTCTCAGAGGACCAGT contains these protein-coding regions:
- the DCP1B gene encoding mRNA-decapping enzyme 1B isoform X1; its protein translation is MAAAAGYPAGKGRDMSLAALRRHDPYISRIVDVASQVALYTFGHRANEWEKTDVEGTLFVYTRSASPKHGFTIMNRLSMENRTEPITKDLDFQLQDPFLLYRNARLSIYGIWFYDKEECQRIAELMKNLTQYEQLKAHHGAGAAVGASPVGLGSGDRKEVDILRMLTKARDEYAKCKACPEPKQISSSSAIYDNPNLIKPIPVKPGGSRQQQGPRPGQTLDPEPQHLSLTALFRKLDKATCHEATGPPKTLHQQQQEKLPLRQGVVRSLSYEEPRRCSSPVEKQLCPAIQKLLVGIADLQPLAELPESRPCRDAARPGSPRGPEVSRRVHGALRTQNPPDQLQSIPGAPASDASAETPGPRALPRPTPPGPGPGRQPLGPSEVSPRELLWKLQAVQQERQLPAPGRPALAAKFPVPTPSAGARNPLESWRDQTPSAEQQAPLLQVLSPRRAPPAAGPSPLMSPLVFAQPPWAPPPERGSGLLPPGSQDPAATPSGPLLPLRTPGSALTKPQLQEALLRLIQNDDNFLNIIYEAYLFSMTQAAVKKTL
- the DCP1B gene encoding mRNA-decapping enzyme 1B isoform X2 → MNRLSMENRTEPITKDLDFQLQDPFLLYRNARLSIYGIWFYDKEECQRIAELMKNLTQYEQLKAHHGAGAAVGASPVGLGSGDRKEVDILRMLTKARDEYAKCKACPEPKQISSSSAIYDNPNLIKPIPVKPGGSRQQQGPRPGQTLDPEPQHLSLTALFRKLDKATCHEATGPPKTLHQQQQEKLPLRQGVVRSLSYEEPRRCSSPVEKQLCPAIQKLLVGIADLQPLAELPESRPCRDAARPGSPRGPEVSRRVHGALRTQNPPDQLQSIPGAPASDASAETPGPRALPRPTPPGPGPGRQPLGPSEVSPRELLWKLQAVQQERQLPAPGRPALAAKFPVPTPSAGARNPLESWRDQTPSAEQQAPLLQVLSPRRAPPAAGPSPLMSPLVFAQPPWAPPPERGSGLLPPGSQDPAATPSGPLLPLRTPGSALTKPQLQEALLRLIQNDDNFLNIIYEAYLFSMTQAAVKKTL